Below is a window of Deinococcus planocerae DNA.
TGTCGGGCACGCCCGCCGCCCCGGCATTCACGGCGACCGCGAGTTCCGGGCTGGAGGTGGCGAAGGCCGCCACCGTCACGCCGATCAGGTGGGCGGGGACCCGGGCGAGCCGCGCCAGCCCGGTCGCGCCGCGCACGAACAGCTCGCCGCCGAGCACGGCGCACACCACGCCCAGCGCGAGCAGGAGGGCAGGGGACATGGCCCAGGAATACCACGTGGCGCCCCGAACGGAAGAGTTTGGCGGGGGTGAAGAGGGGGCCACCGTGTTCACATGTCGCGCCCGTACGCTGAGGGCACAACCGCGGGGGAGTAGCCGCCTGAGAGCAGGTGCGCGCGCCGTCAGTCCGAAAGCAACGCTTTCCGGCGCTTCGCAGCGAGGGCCAGACCCACAGAGGAGGTGTGACATGCGTCCGTCCACTCGGGTCTGGCCCCGGTTCCTGCGGCACTCGGCGTAACACGGCCACCACTGGGCACGGCCCCCGCGCCGTGGGGAGGGTTCCCCATGTTCCACGCCATTCTGGTTCCGGTCGACGGCTCGGGCACGGGCAACCGCGCCGCGAGCGGGGCCCTCGCGCTCGCCGGGCGGCTCGGCGCCCGCGTCACCTTCCTGCACGTGCC
It encodes the following:
- a CDS encoding universal stress protein — its product is MFHAILVPVDGSGTGNRAASGALALAGRLGARVTFLHVP